The following proteins come from a genomic window of Bactrocera dorsalis isolate Fly_Bdor chromosome 6, ASM2337382v1, whole genome shotgun sequence:
- the LOC125779684 gene encoding LOW QUALITY PROTEIN: NADH-ubiquinone oxidoreductase chain 6-like (The sequence of the model RefSeq protein was modified relative to this genomic sequence to represent the inferred CDS: substituted 1 base at 1 genomic stop codon) produces the protein MLTIRNKNKNKKKEITLSLIPKINILNKLPPEIIQLFLYSSTLISRLIFIQINHPLAIGLILLIQTLQICLITGLIAKRFXFSYVLFLIFLGGILVLFIYVTSLASNEIFSLSIKLTTICIIIILTLTLIAVFLDKLSTSSFIQNLEIQPLYNFNLTVSENSLSLHKLYNYPTNFITILLINYLLITLIAVVKITKLFYGPLRQIY, from the exons agaaacaaaaacaaaaacaag aaaaaagaaataactttATCATTAATccccaaaattaatattttaaataaactaccTCCTGAAATTATACAACTCTTTCTATATTCTTCAACACTAATCTcaagattaatttttattcaaataaatcaccCCTTAGCAATAGGATTAATACTATTAATTCAAAcattacaaatttgtttaatcACTGGATTAATAGCTAAAAGATTCTGATTTTCATAcgtcttatttttaatttttttaggagGTATACTAgttctatttatttatgtaacttCCCTGgcatcaaatgaaatattttcactcTCCATAAAATTAACAACTATCTGTATCATAATTATATTAACTCTTACACTAATTGCCGTATTTTTAGATAAACTATCAACATCTTCATTTAtccaaaatttagaaatacaacctttatataattttaacttaaCCGTCTCTGAAAACTCTTTAAGTCTCCATAAACTATACAACTACCCAACAAATTTTATCACTATTCTATTAATAAACTATCTATTAATTACATTAATCGCAGtagtaaaaattactaaattattttatggacCTCTTCGACAAATATACTAA